A genomic stretch from Octopus sinensis linkage group LG14, ASM634580v1, whole genome shotgun sequence includes:
- the LOC115219077 gene encoding gastrula zinc finger protein XlCGF7.1-like isoform X1 encodes MEMSSSAFCIANHLQDEMEKALKEKTFQCQVCDETFPEYRDLEKHVSVHTEVKPFRCEVCGRIFDRSSHLRNHVKTHVNKESFQCDICNKTFACSSWLQRHMRSHTGEKPFQCEICGKKFSNSSHLQRHIRIHTGERPFQCEICSKNFSDTSHLQRHMKTHTDVKPFQCEFCGKHFAASATLNIHVKRHIGGKPFQCNICGKHFGRNFHLKRHKAIHTDKISTNCEICGKHFLYSSNLQEHMRTHFSEKPFPYETW; translated from the exons ATGGAGATGTCTTCTTCAGCATTTTGTATTGCCAATCATCTTCAG GATGAAATGGAGAAAGCATTAAAGGAGAAAACATTCCAATGCCAGGTGTGTGATGAAACTTTTCCTGAATACAGAGATCTTGAGAAACACGTTTCAGTTCATACTGAGGTAAAGCCATTTCGATGTGAGGTCTGTGGCCGAATTTTTGACCGTAGTTCTCATCTTCGGAATCATGTAAAGACTCATGTTAACAAAGAATCATTCCAGTGTGATATCTGCAACAAGACGTTTGCCTGCAGTTCTTGGTTGCAGAGGCATATGAGgagtcatacaggagagaaaccattccaGTGTGAGATTTgtggtaaaaaattttcaaacagCTCCCATCTACAGCGTCACATCagaattcatacaggtgagagacCATTCCAATGTGAGATTTGCAGCAAAAATTTCTCAGACACTTCACACTTACAGAGGCATATGAAGACACATACTGACGTGAAGCCTTTCCAATGTGAGTTCTGTGGCAAACACTTTGCTGCCTCTGCCACTCTGAACATTCATGTCAAAAGACACATTGGGGGAAAACCATTTCAGTGCAACATTTGTGGCAAACATTTTGGACGTAACTTCCATTTGAAACGACACAAAGCTATTCACACAGACAAAATTTCCACAAACTGCGAAATATGTGGGAAACACTTCTTGTATAGTTCCAATCTTCAGGAACACATGAGGACTCACTTTAGTGAAAAACCTTTTCCATATGAAACATGGTAA
- the LOC115219077 gene encoding gastrula zinc finger protein XlCGF7.1-like isoform X2 produces MEKALKEKTFQCQVCDETFPEYRDLEKHVSVHTEVKPFRCEVCGRIFDRSSHLRNHVKTHVNKESFQCDICNKTFACSSWLQRHMRSHTGEKPFQCEICGKKFSNSSHLQRHIRIHTGERPFQCEICSKNFSDTSHLQRHMKTHTDVKPFQCEFCGKHFAASATLNIHVKRHIGGKPFQCNICGKHFGRNFHLKRHKAIHTDKISTNCEICGKHFLYSSNLQEHMRTHFSEKPFPYETW; encoded by the coding sequence ATGGAGAAAGCATTAAAGGAGAAAACATTCCAATGCCAGGTGTGTGATGAAACTTTTCCTGAATACAGAGATCTTGAGAAACACGTTTCAGTTCATACTGAGGTAAAGCCATTTCGATGTGAGGTCTGTGGCCGAATTTTTGACCGTAGTTCTCATCTTCGGAATCATGTAAAGACTCATGTTAACAAAGAATCATTCCAGTGTGATATCTGCAACAAGACGTTTGCCTGCAGTTCTTGGTTGCAGAGGCATATGAGgagtcatacaggagagaaaccattccaGTGTGAGATTTgtggtaaaaaattttcaaacagCTCCCATCTACAGCGTCACATCagaattcatacaggtgagagacCATTCCAATGTGAGATTTGCAGCAAAAATTTCTCAGACACTTCACACTTACAGAGGCATATGAAGACACATACTGACGTGAAGCCTTTCCAATGTGAGTTCTGTGGCAAACACTTTGCTGCCTCTGCCACTCTGAACATTCATGTCAAAAGACACATTGGGGGAAAACCATTTCAGTGCAACATTTGTGGCAAACATTTTGGACGTAACTTCCATTTGAAACGACACAAAGCTATTCACACAGACAAAATTTCCACAAACTGCGAAATATGTGGGAAACACTTCTTGTATAGTTCCAATCTTCAGGAACACATGAGGACTCACTTTAGTGAAAAACCTTTTCCATATGAAACATGGTAA